In the Festucalex cinctus isolate MCC-2025b chromosome 10, RoL_Fcin_1.0, whole genome shotgun sequence genome, one interval contains:
- the rpl5b gene encoding 60S ribosomal protein L5b, giving the protein MGFVKVVKNKAYFKRYQVKFRRRREGKTDYFARKRLVVQDKNKYNTPKYRMIVRFTNRDIICQIAYAKIEGDMIVCAAYSHELPKYGVTVGLTNYAAAYCTGLMLARRLLNKFGLDKVYEGQLDVDGKEFNVESIDGKPGAFTCYLDAGLARTTTGNKVFGALKGAVDGGLSIPHSTKRFPGYDTESKEFNAEVHRKHILGINVSEYMSMLMEDDEEAYKKQFSRFIKNGVAPDSLEEMYKKAHAAIRENPVHEKKPPREVKKKRWNRAKLSLAQRKDRVAQKKASFLRAQEKEEAE; this is encoded by the exons ATG GGTTTCGTTAAAGTGGTAAAGAATAAGGCCTACTTCAAGAGGTATCAGGTCAAGTTCCGTAGGAGGAGAG AGGGAAAAACTGATTACTTTGCCCGTAAGCGCCTTGTCGTGCAAGATAAGAACAAGTACAACACACCCAAGTATCGCATGATCGTCCGCTTCACCAACCGGGATATCATCTGCCAG ATTGCCTACGCCAAGATCGAAGGGGACATGATTGTATGTGCGGCGTACTCCCACGAGCTGCCCAAGTACGGCGTCACCGTGGGTTTGACGAACTACGCAGCGGCCTACTGCACCGGTCTGATGCTGGCCCGCAGG CTCCTGAACAAATTTGGCCTGGACAAGGTGTATGAGGGCCAGTTGGACGTAGATGGCAAGGAATTCAACGTGGAGAGCATCGACGGGAAGCCGGGCGCCTTCACCTGCTACCTGGATGCCGGCCTGGCTCGCACCACCACTGGCAACAAGGTGTTCGGAGCCCTGAAGGGCGCCGTGGACGGAGGCCTCAGTATCCCCCACAG CACCAAGCGCTTCCCGGGCTACGACACAGAAAGCAAAGAGTTCAACGCCGAGGTCCACCGCAAGCACATCCTGGGCATCAACGTGTCGGAGTACATGAGCATGCTGATGGAGGATGACGAGGAGGCCTACAAAAAGCAGTTCTCGCGCTTCATCAAGAACGGCGTGGCCCCCGATTCG CTTGAggagatgtacaaaaaagctCACGCCGCCATTCGTGAGAATCCGGTCCATGAAAAGAAGCCACCCAGAGAGGTCAAGAAGAAGAG GTGGAACCGTGCCAAGCTGTCTCTGGCCCAGAGGAAAGACCGCGTCGCCCAGAAGAAGGCCAGCTTCCTTCGGGCTCAGGAGAAGGAGGAAGCAGAGTGA